A stretch of DNA from Actinomycetes bacterium:
GCCCAAACAGCATCCGAGCTTCCAGCCCAGGACCGGGGGACTGGTCAACGTGCCGGTGGTCTTCGCGGCCGGTCAGGCGGGGACGCTCGCGCACCCGACGTTCGACCTGGCGGGGTTCAGCGTCTCCCTCGACGTGTCGGCCACCTGGACGTGGGACTTCGACGACGGTCGGCCGCAGCGGTTCACCAAGCCCGGCGGGGCGTACCCGGACCTCGACGTGACACACACCTACGCCACCTCCGACGACCGCACCGTCCGCGTGACGACCACGTGGACGGGGACGTTCACCGTCGACGGGCTGGGTCCCTTCGACATCACGGGACCCGCGGTGACTCAGGTCAGCGCCCCCCTCGACGTCCCCATCCACCAGGCCCGGGGCGAGCTCATCGCCGACTGACACCGAGCCGACTGACACCGAGCGACCGAGACCGAGCAGGCAGCCTCAGCGGGTACGTGGTTCCCCTTCGTTGCCGCGACGGCGCAGGTAGCGCTCGAACTCCTTGGCGATGGCCTCGCCGGAGGCCTCGGGGAGCTCCGCGGTGTCCCGCGCCTCCTCGAGCGTGCGGACGTAGTCGGCCACCTCGTCGTCGTCGGCGGCCAGCTCGTCGACGCCGCGTTCCCAGGCGCGGGCCTCCTCCGGCAGCTCACCCATCGGGACCGAGAGGTCCAGCAGGTCCTCGACCTTGTGCAGGAGCGCGAGCGTGGCCTTGGGGCAGGGCGGCTGGGCGACGTAGTGGGGCACCGCGGCCCAGACCGACATGGCCGGGATGCCGGCCCGCTGGCAGGCGTCCTGCAGGATCCCCACGATGCCGGTGGGGCCCTCGTACCTCGACGCCTCGACGCCCAGCGAGGCGATGAGGCCCGGGTCGGAGGACG
This window harbors:
- a CDS encoding PAC2 family protein, whose product is MIELDRLPELNGPVLIAAFEGWNDAGEAATGAVEHLEDVWRAEQVAELDPEEYYDFQVNRPDVGLDPDGHRYITWPSTRISVCRVPEPARDMVIVRGIEPSMRWRAYCEELLTLCHELGVELVVTLGALLADTPHTRPVPVSGTSSDPGLIASLGVEASRYEGPTGIVGILQDACQRAGIPAMSVWAAVPHYVAQPPCPKATLALLHKVEDLLDLSVPMGELPEEARAWERGVDELAADDDEVADYVRTLEEARDTAELPEASGEAIAKEFERYLRRRGNEGEPRTR